In Brassica rapa cultivar Chiifu-401-42 chromosome A06, CAAS_Brap_v3.01, whole genome shotgun sequence, a single window of DNA contains:
- the LOC103873869 gene encoding fatty acid amide hydrolase, with protein MGKYKVMKPAKEVDVSAVKYKEEDIKAPHLTGFLFKLFVNMLETPLIGSSIVDSLKKNNGMTEMFRNTVIPEEPMFRPEFPPQKAEHDVVIVGEDESPVDRLEIALKCLPQYDPSRSFHTDPSSSFRYWKIRDYAFAYRSKLTAPSVVAEQIISIIEEFKYDKSPTPYLITFDASEVRKQAEASTQRFEEGKPISILDGIFVTIKDDIDCFPHTTKGGTTWLHEDRSVEKDSVVVSRLRSCGAILIGKSNMHEIGMGTTGNNSNYGTTRNPHAPERYTGGSSSGSAAIVASGICSAALGTDGGGSVRIPASLCGITGLKTTYGRTDMTGSLCEGGTVEIIGPLASSVEDALLVYAAILGSSSADRLNLNPTPPCFPKLSSHNGGNAIGSLRLGKYTRWFNDVNSSEISDKCEDILKLLSNTHGCEVVEIVVPELEEMRAAHVVSIGSAALRSLTPYCEAGKNSKLSYDTRTSFAIFRSFSASDYICSQCIRRRLMEYHMDIFKDVDVIVTPTTGMTAPVIPPDALKNGETNFQVTAYLMRFVLAANLLGFPAISIPVGYDKEGLPIGLQIMGRPWAEATVLALAAAVEELAPVTKKPAVFHDLLNTNRVHTDLSEK; from the exons ATGGGCAAGTATAAGGTCATGAAACCAGCGAAGGAGGTTGATGTTTCTGCTGTCAAATATAAAGAAGAAGACATCAAAG CTCCTCATTTGACTGGCTTTTTGTTCAAGTTGTTCGTTAACATGCTTGAGACACCACTTATCGGCTCATCGATTGTTGACTCGTTGAAGAAGAATAATGGCATGACCGAG ATGTTTCGCAACACAGTCATTCCTGAAGAGCCTATGTTTAGACCCGAGTTCCCACCTCAAA AAGCGGAGCATGATGTTGTCATTGTTGGCGAAGATGAAAGCCCTGTAGACAGATTGGAAATAGCCTTGAAGTGTCTTCCTCAATATGATCCTTCTCGTAGCTTCCACACTGATCCAAGTTCATCCTTCCGTTACTGGAAGATACGTGATTACGCATTTGCTTATAGATCTAAGCTCACAGCTCCATCTGTG GTAGCAGAGCAAATAATCTCAATCATAGAGGAGTTTAAGTATGACAAGTCTCCAACACCATATTTGATTACCTTTGACGCCAGTGAAGTCAGAAAGCAAGCTGAAGCTTCTACGCAGAGGTTTGAAGAAG GAAAACCAATATCCATTTTAGATGGAATTTTTGTGACAATCAAGGACGATATTGATTGTTTTCCCCATACTACAAAGG GTGGAACAACATGGCTGCACGAAGATCGTTCCGTGGAGAAGGATTCAGTAGTTGTTTCAAGACTTCGCAGTTGTGGTGCAATCTTAATTGGAAAGTCCAATATGCATGAGATAGGCATGGGGACAACAGGGAACAATTCGAATTACGG AACTACAAGAAACCCACACGCACCCGAAAGGTACACAGGCGGATCTTCCTCAGGTTCAGCAGCTATTGTTGCCTCCGGAATATGTTCAGCTGCTCTAGGAACAGATGGCGGAG GTTCTGTTCGCATCCCTGCATCGCTTTGTGGTATAACGGGACTGAAAACAACATATGGTCGGACTGATATGACAGG GTCATTATGTGAAGGTGGAACAGTGGAAATTATTGGTCCACTTGCATCATCGGTGGAAGATGCTCTCTTGGT GTATGCAGCAATCTTGGGTTCTTCATCTGCTGATAGACTTAACTTAAACCCG ACGCCACCCTGTTTTCCGAAGTTATCTTCTCACAACGGAGGCAATGCTATAGGATCTCTACGACTAGGGAAATATACTAGG TGGTTCAATGATGTTAATTCAAGTGAAATCTCTGACAAATGCGAAGACATCCTTAAGCTCCTATCAAACACTCATGGTTGCGAA GTAGTGGAAATAGTGGTTCCTGAACTAGAAGAGATGCGTGCAGCTCATGTTGTGTCCATCGGATCTGCGGCACTGCGTTCTCTTACTCCTTACTGTGAGGCTGG gaaaaattcaaaactatCTTATGATACTCGCACCAGCTTTGCGATCTTCCGGTCTTTCTCTGCTTCAGACTATATTTGTTCTCAATGTATTAG GCGAAGATTGATGGAGTATCACATGGATATCTTCAAAGACGTTGATGTTATTGTGACCCCTACAACTGG CATGACAGCCCCTGTGATACCCCCTGACGCTCTGAAAAATGGAGAAACCAATTTTCAAGTGACAG cTTATTTAATGCGATTTGTTTTGGCTGCAAATCTCCTTGGCTTCCCAGCCATATCTATACCC GTTGGGTATGATAAGGAAGGGCTTCCAATAGGATTACAAATCATGGGAAGACCTTGGGCTGAAGCTACCGTCCTTGCTTTAGCTGCTGCTGTTGAG GAACTTGCTCCAGTTACCAAGAAGCCTGCTGTGTTTCACGATCTTCTCAATACAAACAGAGTCCATACTGATTTGTCAGAGAAGTGA
- the LOC103874136 gene encoding glutathione S-transferase T3, with the protein MEPFSYNSPGFVNLLASQSSPPKDVDSAEAVGNSPGLVKPLERRKWVIKEDLVLISAWLNTRKDPIVANEQKVCKFVGFHEAALKEQTSGQNENDVMKAAHDIFLNDYNVKFTLEHCWRELRFDQKWRSHALSKDGGKEKRKEACPEVVADDEEVRPPGVKASKAAKRKKHGNEAAYDQIQTMLALKNNISKQKILDRLIGKNEETLSDQEKSFKYKLIGQRVQVTGWSKGVGGDQLLQSRSFKFVMIPTSLHGDYLLPVLKETDTFKFVMIPTSHFAAR; encoded by the exons ATGGAACCTTTTTCCTACAACTCTCCCGGGTTTGTTAACCTTTTAGCTTCGCAGAGCAGTCCACCAAAAGACGTTGACTCTGCTGAGGCAGTTGGTAACTCACCCGGGTTAGTTAAACCTTTGGAAAGGAGAAAGTGGGTAATCAAAGAAGACCTTGTGCTCATTAGCGCTTGGTTGAACACGAGAAAAGATCCCATAGTCGCTAATGAGCAGAAG GTGTGCAAGTTCGTGGGTTTTCATGAAGCCGCTTTGAAGGAGCAGACAAGCGGACAAAATGAGAATGATGTCATGAAAGCTGCACATGACATCTTCTTAAATGACTATAACGTCAAGTTCACACTTGAACATTGCTGGAGGGAGCTGAGGTTTGATCAGAAATGGAGGTCACACGCGTTGTCGAAAGATGGTGGAAAGGAGAAGAGGAAGGAAGCATGTCCGGAGGTGGTGGCTGACGATGAAGAGGTGAGGCCTCCTGGTGTAAAGGCGAGCAAAGCAGCCAAGCGCAAGAAACACGGGAATGAAGCAGCTTATGATCAAATACAAACCATGCTAGCTCTGAAAAATAACATTTCCAAACAAAAGATCCTTGATCGTCTCATTGGCAAAAATGAGGAGACTCTTTCTGATCAAGAAAAATCCTTTAAGTATAAACTAATTG gtcagagagtgcaggtcacgggttgGAGTAAAGGTGTTGGAGGTGATCAGTTGTTGCAG TCGAGATCATTCAAGTTCGTGATGATTCCAACTTCTCTCCATGGTGATTATCTATTACCAGTTCTGAAGGAAACCGACACATTCAAGTTCGTGATGATTCCCACTTCCCATTTCGCTGCAAGGTGA
- the LOC103874134 gene encoding leucine-rich repeat extensin-like protein 3 yields the protein MEKFSYNSYPDSTDSSPRSREIDFDNPPPWDDHNHNHHQQTQSYKVKFMCSYNGKIQPRPHDNQLTYVNGETKILSVDRGIRFPVLASKLSAVCDDGGGGGGDVLFKYQLPGEDLDALISVTNDDDLEHMMHEYDRLLRVSSKPARMRLFLFPSASSSGGFGSEGSTQSDRDRFVEALNTVRSRPESEKSVTAPPSNADFLFGSEKVVSSPPPPSQPPHEVKLPVPVALEPPLFNDPRVIQQEAVYRRKSEDSGGGYFSPTYAAQNPAPPQPTIPITNQQAPPVTFWQGSHNNNPGGVFPTTAPGLGLPEQPVYMIPSPSPTPHPASVYHAPPQQPQGVMRPVVTGQVNQGGYYPYREQHQPAYSMTQPPVGVAKGQQQQQQQPPPPFTSGPPPQPQYSAVPPPQQVVGLADTRAYTQVTYAGGMGKQVYYTEAPPPGPPQYHGIGLPVTGGMSGLRTGPDGKLVAMNMAPKVSSQNSDSAV from the coding sequence ATGGAGAAGTTCTCCTACAACTCGTATCCCGATTCAACCGACTCGTCTCCGAGATCTCGCGAGATCGACTTCGACAACCCGCCGCCATGGGACGATCACAACCACAACCACCACCAGCAGACACAGAGCTACAAGGTGAAGTTCATGTGCAGCTACAACGGCAAGATTCAGCCTCGTCCTCACGATAACCAACTCACTTACGTAAACGGCGAAACCAAGATCCTCTCCGTAGATCGCGGCATCAGGTTCCCCGTCTTAGCTTCGAAACTCTCCGCCGTCTGCGAcgacggcggaggaggaggaggagacgtGTTGTTCAAGTATCAGCTTCCGGGAGAAGACCTAGACGCGTTGATCTCCGTCACCAACGATGATGATCTCGAGCACATGATGCACGAGTACGACCGCTTGCTTCGCGTGTCGTCTAAGCCAGCGAGGATGCGTCTCTTCCTCTTCCCCTCGGCTTCTTCCTCCGGAGGTTTTGGATCGGAGGGTTCGACTCAGTCGGATCGTGATCGCTTCGTTGAGGCGTTGAATACTGTTCGGAGCAGGCCTGAATCGGAGAAATCTGTAACCGCTCCTCCGAGTAACGCGGATTTTTTATTTGGATCGGAGAAAGTTGTGTCGTCTCCTCCGCCGCCGTCGCAGCCACCGCATGAGGTGAAGTTGCCGGTTCCGGTGGCGCTTGAACCTCCTCTGTTCAATGATCCGCGCGTGATTCAACAGGAAGCTGTGTATAGAAGGAAGAGCGAAGACTCCGGAGGAGGTTACTTCTCTCCGACGTACGCCGCTCAAAATCCAGCGCCGCCGCAGCCGACGATTCCTATAACTAATCAGCAAGCTCCTCCGGTGACGTTCTGGCAAGGGAGCCATAATAATAATCCAGGAGGCGTGTTTCCAACAACCGCGCCGGGGTTGGGATTACCGGAGCAGCCGGTGTACATGATTCCATCTCCATCTCCAACTCCACATCCAGCAAGTGTATACCACGCGCCTCCACAGCAACCGCAAGGGGTCATGAGACCGGTTGTTACAGGACAAGTAAACCAAGGCGGTTACTATCCTTACAGGGAACAGCACCAACCGGCGTACAGCATGACTCAGCCGCCTGTAGGAGTAGCAAAGggacagcaacaacaacaacaacaacctccTCCGCCTTTTACTTCCGGTCCTCCTCCTCAACCGCAATACTCAGCTGTTCCACCGCCACAGCAAGTCGTGGGATTAGCAGATACAAGGGCGTATACTCAGGTGACTTACGCGGGAGGAATGGGGAAACAAGTGTACTACACAGAAGCACCACCCCCAGGTCCTCCACAGTACCATGGGATTGGTTTACCTGTGACCGGTGGTATGAGCGGATTGAGAACCGGACCGGACGGGAAGCTTGTTGCTATGAACATGGCACCCAAGGTTTCATCACAGAACTCAGATTCTGCTGTGTGA